A section of the Larus michahellis chromosome 1, bLarMic1.1, whole genome shotgun sequence genome encodes:
- the RAD51AP1 gene encoding RAD51-associated protein 1 isoform X6: MARPVRRNKKVVDYSQFGDLDDDDEDFACIAAPSSKKSRTQLKDPKKDKKEKQKKPHIELTLSQKQTPCKRISLDDKLYQRDLEVALALSVKEKSANILEVQNSEEQGKNIESENVHRRPPFSNCSVDSELLGEDSEEDSDYSEGGDEDFAMEKKKAKGNKKKTRQKMPAEREKKNLKSKINTTASPVVSPSRIMEQKSEPTQTKMSSSSAPVGRPLHTSSPVTDKKPKWIPPAASGSSNNSMKYVSLKSPPQCLRLGLSRLARVKPLHPSATSS, from the exons ATGGCGAGGCCGGTGAGGAG GAACAAGAAAGTTGTCGATTATTCTCAGTTTGGGGATTTGGACGATGATG ATGAAGACTTTGCATGTATAGCTGCACCTTCAAGCAAAAAATCCAGAACACAGCTCAAGGATCcaaagaaggacaaaaaagagaagcaaaaaaagccACACATAGAATTGACTTTGTCACAAAAGCAGACACCTTGTAAAAG gaTATCCTTGGATGACAAACTTTATCAAAGGGATTTGGAAGTTGCCTTAGCCTTATCCGtcaaagaaaaatctgcaaataTCCTTGAGGTGCAAAATTCAGAAGAACAAG GTAAGAATATTGAATCAGAAAATGTACACAGGAGACCCCCTTTTTCCAACTGCAGTGTAGACAGTGAACTTTTAG GTGAGGATTCAGAAGAAGATTCAGATTATAGTGAAGGTGGTGATGAAGACTTtgctatggaaaagaaaaaagccaaaggaaataaaaagaaaaccagacaaaAGATGCCagctgaaagagagaagaaaaatctgaagtccAAGATTAATACTACAG CGTCGCCTGTAGTTTCTCCTTCACGGATAATGGAACAAAAATCTGAGCCAACACAAACAAAGATGTCCAGTTCTTCAGCACCAGTTGGGAGGCCTTTACATACATCAAGTCCTGTAACAGACAAGAAGCCTAAATGGATACCACCAG ctgcatCGGGAAGCAGTAATAACTCTATGAAGTATGTTTCGCTTAAGTCACCTCCTCAGTGTCTTAGACTCGGCCTCTCCAGACTAGCAAGAGTCAAACCATTGCATCCCAGTGCTACCAGCAGTTAA
- the RAD51AP1 gene encoding RAD51-associated protein 1 isoform X3, producing the protein MARPVRRNKKVVDYSQFGDLDDDDEDFACIAAPSSKKSRTQLKDPKKDKKEKQKKPHIELTLSQKQTPCKRISLDDKLYQRDLEVALALSVKEKSANILEVQNSEEQGKNIESENVHRRPPFSNCSVDSELLGLNQVMDDDVPRGDGRQGIAASKVSAHQKKLLTIDSDDEGHATDSEPESVPSEDSEEDSDYSEGGDEDFAMEKKKAKGNKKKTRQKMPAEREKKNLKSKINTTASPVVSPSRIMEQKSEPTQTKMSSSSAPVGRPLHTSSPVTDKKPKWIPPAASGSSNNSMKYVSLKSPPQCLRLGLSRLARVKPLHPSATSS; encoded by the exons ATGGCGAGGCCGGTGAGGAG GAACAAGAAAGTTGTCGATTATTCTCAGTTTGGGGATTTGGACGATGATG ATGAAGACTTTGCATGTATAGCTGCACCTTCAAGCAAAAAATCCAGAACACAGCTCAAGGATCcaaagaaggacaaaaaagagaagcaaaaaaagccACACATAGAATTGACTTTGTCACAAAAGCAGACACCTTGTAAAAG gaTATCCTTGGATGACAAACTTTATCAAAGGGATTTGGAAGTTGCCTTAGCCTTATCCGtcaaagaaaaatctgcaaataTCCTTGAGGTGCAAAATTCAGAAGAACAAG GTAAGAATATTGAATCAGAAAATGTACACAGGAGACCCCCTTTTTCCAACTGCAGTGTAGACAGTGAACTTTTAG GTCTCAATCAGGTTATGGATGACGATGTACCCAGGGGTGATGGTAGGCAAGGGATAGCAGCATCTAAAGTCTCAGCACATCAGAAGAAGTTACTGACCATTGACAGTGATGATGAAGGGCATGCTACTGACTCTGAGCCAGAGTCTGTACCTA GTGAGGATTCAGAAGAAGATTCAGATTATAGTGAAGGTGGTGATGAAGACTTtgctatggaaaagaaaaaagccaaaggaaataaaaagaaaaccagacaaaAGATGCCagctgaaagagagaagaaaaatctgaagtccAAGATTAATACTACAG CGTCGCCTGTAGTTTCTCCTTCACGGATAATGGAACAAAAATCTGAGCCAACACAAACAAAGATGTCCAGTTCTTCAGCACCAGTTGGGAGGCCTTTACATACATCAAGTCCTGTAACAGACAAGAAGCCTAAATGGATACCACCAG ctgcatCGGGAAGCAGTAATAACTCTATGAAGTATGTTTCGCTTAAGTCACCTCCTCAGTGTCTTAGACTCGGCCTCTCCAGACTAGCAAGAGTCAAACCATTGCATCCCAGTGCTACCAGCAGTTAA
- the RAD51AP1 gene encoding RAD51-associated protein 1 isoform X7, with the protein MLFCPRNKKVVDYSQFGDLDDDDEDFACIAAPSSKKSRTQLKDPKKDKKEKQKKPHIELTLSQKQTPCKRISLDDKLYQRDLEVALALSVKEKSANILEVQNSEEQGKNIESENVHRRPPFSNCSVDSELLGEDSEEDSDYSEGGDEDFAMEKKKAKGNKKKTRQKMPAEREKKNLKSKINTTASPVVSPSRIMEQKSEPTQTKMSSSSAPVGRPLHTSSPVTDKKPKWIPPAASGSSNNSMKYVSLKSPPQCLRLGLSRLARVKPLHPSATSS; encoded by the exons ATGCTTTTTTGCCCCAGGAACAAGAAAGTTGTCGATTATTCTCAGTTTGGGGATTTGGACGATGATG ATGAAGACTTTGCATGTATAGCTGCACCTTCAAGCAAAAAATCCAGAACACAGCTCAAGGATCcaaagaaggacaaaaaagagaagcaaaaaaagccACACATAGAATTGACTTTGTCACAAAAGCAGACACCTTGTAAAAG gaTATCCTTGGATGACAAACTTTATCAAAGGGATTTGGAAGTTGCCTTAGCCTTATCCGtcaaagaaaaatctgcaaataTCCTTGAGGTGCAAAATTCAGAAGAACAAG GTAAGAATATTGAATCAGAAAATGTACACAGGAGACCCCCTTTTTCCAACTGCAGTGTAGACAGTGAACTTTTAG GTGAGGATTCAGAAGAAGATTCAGATTATAGTGAAGGTGGTGATGAAGACTTtgctatggaaaagaaaaaagccaaaggaaataaaaagaaaaccagacaaaAGATGCCagctgaaagagagaagaaaaatctgaagtccAAGATTAATACTACAG CGTCGCCTGTAGTTTCTCCTTCACGGATAATGGAACAAAAATCTGAGCCAACACAAACAAAGATGTCCAGTTCTTCAGCACCAGTTGGGAGGCCTTTACATACATCAAGTCCTGTAACAGACAAGAAGCCTAAATGGATACCACCAG ctgcatCGGGAAGCAGTAATAACTCTATGAAGTATGTTTCGCTTAAGTCACCTCCTCAGTGTCTTAGACTCGGCCTCTCCAGACTAGCAAGAGTCAAACCATTGCATCCCAGTGCTACCAGCAGTTAA
- the RAD51AP1 gene encoding RAD51-associated protein 1 isoform X4 → MLFCPRNKKVVDYSQFGDLDDDDEDFACIAAPSSKKSRTQLKDPKKDKKEKQKKPHIELTLSQKQTPCKRISLDDKLYQRDLEVALALSVKEKSANILEVQNSEEQGKNIESENVHRRPPFSNCSVDSELLGLNQVMDDDVPRGDGRQGIAASKVSAHQKKLLTIDSDDEGHATDSEPESVPSEDSEEDSDYSEGGDEDFAMEKKKAKGNKKKTRQKMPAEREKKNLKSKINTTASPVVSPSRIMEQKSEPTQTKMSSSSAPVGRPLHTSSPVTDKKPKWIPPAASGSSNNSMKYVSLKSPPQCLRLGLSRLARVKPLHPSATSS, encoded by the exons ATGCTTTTTTGCCCCAGGAACAAGAAAGTTGTCGATTATTCTCAGTTTGGGGATTTGGACGATGATG ATGAAGACTTTGCATGTATAGCTGCACCTTCAAGCAAAAAATCCAGAACACAGCTCAAGGATCcaaagaaggacaaaaaagagaagcaaaaaaagccACACATAGAATTGACTTTGTCACAAAAGCAGACACCTTGTAAAAG gaTATCCTTGGATGACAAACTTTATCAAAGGGATTTGGAAGTTGCCTTAGCCTTATCCGtcaaagaaaaatctgcaaataTCCTTGAGGTGCAAAATTCAGAAGAACAAG GTAAGAATATTGAATCAGAAAATGTACACAGGAGACCCCCTTTTTCCAACTGCAGTGTAGACAGTGAACTTTTAG GTCTCAATCAGGTTATGGATGACGATGTACCCAGGGGTGATGGTAGGCAAGGGATAGCAGCATCTAAAGTCTCAGCACATCAGAAGAAGTTACTGACCATTGACAGTGATGATGAAGGGCATGCTACTGACTCTGAGCCAGAGTCTGTACCTA GTGAGGATTCAGAAGAAGATTCAGATTATAGTGAAGGTGGTGATGAAGACTTtgctatggaaaagaaaaaagccaaaggaaataaaaagaaaaccagacaaaAGATGCCagctgaaagagagaagaaaaatctgaagtccAAGATTAATACTACAG CGTCGCCTGTAGTTTCTCCTTCACGGATAATGGAACAAAAATCTGAGCCAACACAAACAAAGATGTCCAGTTCTTCAGCACCAGTTGGGAGGCCTTTACATACATCAAGTCCTGTAACAGACAAGAAGCCTAAATGGATACCACCAG ctgcatCGGGAAGCAGTAATAACTCTATGAAGTATGTTTCGCTTAAGTCACCTCCTCAGTGTCTTAGACTCGGCCTCTCCAGACTAGCAAGAGTCAAACCATTGCATCCCAGTGCTACCAGCAGTTAA
- the RAD51AP1 gene encoding RAD51-associated protein 1 isoform X2, protein MLFCPRNKKVVDYSQFGDLDDDDEDFACIAAPSSKKSRTQLKDPKKDKKEKQKKPHIELTLSQKQTPCKRISLDDKLYQRDLEVALALSVKEKSANILEVQNSEEQGKNIESENVHRRPPFSNCSVDSELLGLNQVMDDDVPRGDGRQGIAASKVSAHQKKLLTIDSDDEGHATDSEPESVPSEDSEEDSDYSEGGDEDFAMEKKKAKGNKKKTRQKMPAEREKKNLKSKINTTASPVVSPSRIMEQKSEPTQTKMSSSSAPVGRPLHTSSPVTDKKPKWIPPALFSPLGIVFNWVILWGAPENAQYSGNSFYVLVHCVAGYLKLHHTCCIGFQID, encoded by the exons ATGCTTTTTTGCCCCAGGAACAAGAAAGTTGTCGATTATTCTCAGTTTGGGGATTTGGACGATGATG ATGAAGACTTTGCATGTATAGCTGCACCTTCAAGCAAAAAATCCAGAACACAGCTCAAGGATCcaaagaaggacaaaaaagagaagcaaaaaaagccACACATAGAATTGACTTTGTCACAAAAGCAGACACCTTGTAAAAG gaTATCCTTGGATGACAAACTTTATCAAAGGGATTTGGAAGTTGCCTTAGCCTTATCCGtcaaagaaaaatctgcaaataTCCTTGAGGTGCAAAATTCAGAAGAACAAG GTAAGAATATTGAATCAGAAAATGTACACAGGAGACCCCCTTTTTCCAACTGCAGTGTAGACAGTGAACTTTTAG GTCTCAATCAGGTTATGGATGACGATGTACCCAGGGGTGATGGTAGGCAAGGGATAGCAGCATCTAAAGTCTCAGCACATCAGAAGAAGTTACTGACCATTGACAGTGATGATGAAGGGCATGCTACTGACTCTGAGCCAGAGTCTGTACCTA GTGAGGATTCAGAAGAAGATTCAGATTATAGTGAAGGTGGTGATGAAGACTTtgctatggaaaagaaaaaagccaaaggaaataaaaagaaaaccagacaaaAGATGCCagctgaaagagagaagaaaaatctgaagtccAAGATTAATACTACAG CGTCGCCTGTAGTTTCTCCTTCACGGATAATGGAACAAAAATCTGAGCCAACACAAACAAAGATGTCCAGTTCTTCAGCACCAGTTGGGAGGCCTTTACATACATCAAGTCCTGTAACAGACAAGAAGCCTAAATGGATACCACCAG CCTTATTTTCCCCACTTGGAATTGTGTTCAACTGGGTGATTCTCTGGGGAGCACCTGAAAATGCACAGTACTCTGGGAACAGTTTTTATGTGCTTGTCCATTGTGTTGCTGGTTACTTAAAACTGCACCATACCTGCTGCATTGGCTTCCAAATAGATTGA
- the RAD51AP1 gene encoding RAD51-associated protein 1 isoform X5 produces the protein MARPVRRNKKVVDYSQFGDLDDDDEDFACIAAPSSKKSRTQLKDPKKDKKEKQKKPHIELTLSQKQTPCKRISLDDKLYQRDLEVALALSVKEKSANILEVQNSEEQGKNIESENVHRRPPFSNCSVDSELLGEDSEEDSDYSEGGDEDFAMEKKKAKGNKKKTRQKMPAEREKKNLKSKINTTASPVVSPSRIMEQKSEPTQTKMSSSSAPVGRPLHTSSPVTDKKPKWIPPALFSPLGIVFNWVILWGAPENAQYSGNSFYVLVHCVAGYLKLHHTCCIGFQID, from the exons ATGGCGAGGCCGGTGAGGAG GAACAAGAAAGTTGTCGATTATTCTCAGTTTGGGGATTTGGACGATGATG ATGAAGACTTTGCATGTATAGCTGCACCTTCAAGCAAAAAATCCAGAACACAGCTCAAGGATCcaaagaaggacaaaaaagagaagcaaaaaaagccACACATAGAATTGACTTTGTCACAAAAGCAGACACCTTGTAAAAG gaTATCCTTGGATGACAAACTTTATCAAAGGGATTTGGAAGTTGCCTTAGCCTTATCCGtcaaagaaaaatctgcaaataTCCTTGAGGTGCAAAATTCAGAAGAACAAG GTAAGAATATTGAATCAGAAAATGTACACAGGAGACCCCCTTTTTCCAACTGCAGTGTAGACAGTGAACTTTTAG GTGAGGATTCAGAAGAAGATTCAGATTATAGTGAAGGTGGTGATGAAGACTTtgctatggaaaagaaaaaagccaaaggaaataaaaagaaaaccagacaaaAGATGCCagctgaaagagagaagaaaaatctgaagtccAAGATTAATACTACAG CGTCGCCTGTAGTTTCTCCTTCACGGATAATGGAACAAAAATCTGAGCCAACACAAACAAAGATGTCCAGTTCTTCAGCACCAGTTGGGAGGCCTTTACATACATCAAGTCCTGTAACAGACAAGAAGCCTAAATGGATACCACCAG CCTTATTTTCCCCACTTGGAATTGTGTTCAACTGGGTGATTCTCTGGGGAGCACCTGAAAATGCACAGTACTCTGGGAACAGTTTTTATGTGCTTGTCCATTGTGTTGCTGGTTACTTAAAACTGCACCATACCTGCTGCATTGGCTTCCAAATAGATTGA
- the RAD51AP1 gene encoding RAD51-associated protein 1 isoform X1: protein MARPVRRNKKVVDYSQFGDLDDDDEDFACIAAPSSKKSRTQLKDPKKDKKEKQKKPHIELTLSQKQTPCKRISLDDKLYQRDLEVALALSVKEKSANILEVQNSEEQGKNIESENVHRRPPFSNCSVDSELLGLNQVMDDDVPRGDGRQGIAASKVSAHQKKLLTIDSDDEGHATDSEPESVPSEDSEEDSDYSEGGDEDFAMEKKKAKGNKKKTRQKMPAEREKKNLKSKINTTASPVVSPSRIMEQKSEPTQTKMSSSSAPVGRPLHTSSPVTDKKPKWIPPALFSPLGIVFNWVILWGAPENAQYSGNSFYVLVHCVAGYLKLHHTCCIGFQID from the exons ATGGCGAGGCCGGTGAGGAG GAACAAGAAAGTTGTCGATTATTCTCAGTTTGGGGATTTGGACGATGATG ATGAAGACTTTGCATGTATAGCTGCACCTTCAAGCAAAAAATCCAGAACACAGCTCAAGGATCcaaagaaggacaaaaaagagaagcaaaaaaagccACACATAGAATTGACTTTGTCACAAAAGCAGACACCTTGTAAAAG gaTATCCTTGGATGACAAACTTTATCAAAGGGATTTGGAAGTTGCCTTAGCCTTATCCGtcaaagaaaaatctgcaaataTCCTTGAGGTGCAAAATTCAGAAGAACAAG GTAAGAATATTGAATCAGAAAATGTACACAGGAGACCCCCTTTTTCCAACTGCAGTGTAGACAGTGAACTTTTAG GTCTCAATCAGGTTATGGATGACGATGTACCCAGGGGTGATGGTAGGCAAGGGATAGCAGCATCTAAAGTCTCAGCACATCAGAAGAAGTTACTGACCATTGACAGTGATGATGAAGGGCATGCTACTGACTCTGAGCCAGAGTCTGTACCTA GTGAGGATTCAGAAGAAGATTCAGATTATAGTGAAGGTGGTGATGAAGACTTtgctatggaaaagaaaaaagccaaaggaaataaaaagaaaaccagacaaaAGATGCCagctgaaagagagaagaaaaatctgaagtccAAGATTAATACTACAG CGTCGCCTGTAGTTTCTCCTTCACGGATAATGGAACAAAAATCTGAGCCAACACAAACAAAGATGTCCAGTTCTTCAGCACCAGTTGGGAGGCCTTTACATACATCAAGTCCTGTAACAGACAAGAAGCCTAAATGGATACCACCAG CCTTATTTTCCCCACTTGGAATTGTGTTCAACTGGGTGATTCTCTGGGGAGCACCTGAAAATGCACAGTACTCTGGGAACAGTTTTTATGTGCTTGTCCATTGTGTTGCTGGTTACTTAAAACTGCACCATACCTGCTGCATTGGCTTCCAAATAGATTGA
- the FERRY3 gene encoding ferry endosomal RAB5 effector complex subunit 3 isoform X2 has protein sequence MKPNKGKTCTRERDYVYKFSAGNQHLVLTVPLKFPVQENISHLHGRLMLLHNLPCFIENDLKQSLNKFIEEETIKDYDREAEMALEAVKSGKVDINQLADTWAKAYKETTLEYAKPEETSWDEDFADVYHDLIHSPASEMLLNLEHNYFVSISELISERDVELKKLRERQGAEMDKVMQELGKSLTDQDVNSLAAQHFESQQDLENKWTNELKQSTAIQKQEYQEWVIKLHQDLKNPNNSSVSDEINVQPSQLRESVEGNGRIYEEQRLLEESFTIHLGAQLKTMHNLRLLRADMLDFCKHKRNHRSGVKLHRLQTAMSLYSTSLCGLVLLVDNRISSYSGIKRDFATVCQECTDFHFPGIQEQLEIVQKVVLKARAQRSKNRSSGNEDKLKNIERNQSNILPGEFYITRHSNLSEIHVAFHLCVDDNVRSGNITARDPAIMGLRNILKVCCTHDITTISIPLLLVHDMSEEMTIPWCLKRAELVFKCVKGFMMEMASWDGGISRTVQFLVPQTISEEMFYQLSNMLPQIFRVSSTLTLTSKH, from the exons ATGAAGCCTAATAAAGGAAAGACCTGCACTAGGGAGAGAGACTATGTGTACAAATTCAGTGCAGGAAATCAACATTTAGTGCTTACTGTGCCTCTCAAATTCCCTGTGCAAGAGAATATTAGTCATTTGCATGGGCGTCTAATGCTTCTGCACAATCTGCCATGCTTTATAGAAAACG ACCTGAAGCAATCTCTTAATAAGTTCATAGAAGAGGAAACGATAAAAGATTACGATAGAGAAGCTGAAATGGCTCTGGAAGCAGTGAAATCAGGAAAAGTAGACATAAACCAGCTGGCAGATACTTGGGCTAAAGCTTATAAAGAG ACAACATTAGAATATGCAAAACCTGAAGAAACCAGCTGGGATGAAGATTTTGCTGATGTTTATCATGACCTGATACATTCTCCAGCTTCTGAAATGCTGTTAAACCTGGAACACAATTATTTTGTTAGTATCTCAGAATTAATAAGTGAAAGAGATGTCGAATTGAAAAAACTACGGGAAAG acaAGGAGCAGAAATGGATAAGGTGATGCAGGAGCTAGGGAAATCACTAACAGATCAAGATGTAAATTCATTAGCGGCTCAGCATTTTGAATCTCAGCAG GATTTGGAGAACAAATGGACAAATGAATTAAAACAGTCTACTGCTATCCAGAAGCAGGAATATCAGGAATGGGTGATAAAGCTTCATCAGGATCTAAAGAATCCAAACAACAGCTCAGTCAG tGATGAAATTAATGTTCAGCCCAGTCAACTGAGAGAATCTGTAGAAGGAAATGGAAGAATTTATGAAGAGCAAAGGCTGTTAGAAGAAAGTTTTACTATTCACTTGG GAGCTCAGTTGAAGACCATGCATAACTTGAGATTACTGAGAGCCGATATGCTGGATTTCTGTAAACATAAGCGCAATCATCGAAGTGGAGTAAAACTTCACAGACTTCAAACCGCCATGTCTCTCTATTCAACTTCTCTCTGTGGCCTGGTTTTATTGGTAGATAACCGTATCAGTTCATATAGCGGCATCAAAAGAG attttGCAACTGTTTGCCAAGAATGCACGGATTTCCATTTTCCTGGAATTCAAGAACAGCTTGAAATTGTCCAGAAGGTTGTACTTAAGGCCAGAGCACAGCGTAGCA AAAACAGAAGTAGTGGAAATGAAGATAAATTAAAGAATATTGAACGAAACCAGTCAAATATTTTGCCGG GAGAATTCTACATTACACGCCATTCAAATCTTTCTGAAATTCATGTTGCTTTTCACCTCTGTGTGGATGATAATGTAAGATCTGGGAACATAACTGCTCGGGATCCTGCAATCATGGGACTCAGAAACATTCTCAAAGTTTGCTGCACACATGACATTACTACCATTAGTATTCCTCTCCTGTTGGTGCATGATATGTCAGAA gAAATGACCATTCCGTGGTGCTTAAAGAGGGCGGAGCTTGTGTTCAAGTGCGTCAAAG GTTTCATGATGGAAATGGCCTCGTGGGATGGAGGAATTTCTCGAACTGTACAATTCTTGGTACCACAG acaattTCTGAGGAAATGTTTTACCAACTGAGTAATATGCTTCCACAAATCTTCAGAGTGTCCTCTACATTGACTTTGACCTCTAAGCACTGA
- the FERRY3 gene encoding ferry endosomal RAB5 effector complex subunit 3 isoform X1 translates to MKPNKGKTCTRERDYVYKFSAGNQHLVLTVPLKFPVQENISHLHGRLMLLHNLPCFIENDLKQSLNKFIEEETIKDYDREAEMALEAVKSGKVDINQLADTWAKAYKETTLEYAKPEETSWDEDFADVYHDLIHSPASEMLLNLEHNYFVSISELISERDVELKKLRERQGAEMDKVMQELGKSLTDQDVNSLAAQHFESQQDLENKWTNELKQSTAIQKQEYQEWVIKLHQDLKNPNNSSVSDEINVQPSQLRESVEGNGRIYEEQRLLEESFTIHLGAQLKTMHNLRLLRADMLDFCKHKRNHRSGVKLHRLQTAMSLYSTSLCGLVLLVDNRISSYSGIKRDFATVCQECTDFHFPGIQEQLEIVQKVVLKARAQRSSKSKRHHENRSSGNEDKLKNIERNQSNILPGEFYITRHSNLSEIHVAFHLCVDDNVRSGNITARDPAIMGLRNILKVCCTHDITTISIPLLLVHDMSEEMTIPWCLKRAELVFKCVKGFMMEMASWDGGISRTVQFLVPQTISEEMFYQLSNMLPQIFRVSSTLTLTSKH, encoded by the exons ATGAAGCCTAATAAAGGAAAGACCTGCACTAGGGAGAGAGACTATGTGTACAAATTCAGTGCAGGAAATCAACATTTAGTGCTTACTGTGCCTCTCAAATTCCCTGTGCAAGAGAATATTAGTCATTTGCATGGGCGTCTAATGCTTCTGCACAATCTGCCATGCTTTATAGAAAACG ACCTGAAGCAATCTCTTAATAAGTTCATAGAAGAGGAAACGATAAAAGATTACGATAGAGAAGCTGAAATGGCTCTGGAAGCAGTGAAATCAGGAAAAGTAGACATAAACCAGCTGGCAGATACTTGGGCTAAAGCTTATAAAGAG ACAACATTAGAATATGCAAAACCTGAAGAAACCAGCTGGGATGAAGATTTTGCTGATGTTTATCATGACCTGATACATTCTCCAGCTTCTGAAATGCTGTTAAACCTGGAACACAATTATTTTGTTAGTATCTCAGAATTAATAAGTGAAAGAGATGTCGAATTGAAAAAACTACGGGAAAG acaAGGAGCAGAAATGGATAAGGTGATGCAGGAGCTAGGGAAATCACTAACAGATCAAGATGTAAATTCATTAGCGGCTCAGCATTTTGAATCTCAGCAG GATTTGGAGAACAAATGGACAAATGAATTAAAACAGTCTACTGCTATCCAGAAGCAGGAATATCAGGAATGGGTGATAAAGCTTCATCAGGATCTAAAGAATCCAAACAACAGCTCAGTCAG tGATGAAATTAATGTTCAGCCCAGTCAACTGAGAGAATCTGTAGAAGGAAATGGAAGAATTTATGAAGAGCAAAGGCTGTTAGAAGAAAGTTTTACTATTCACTTGG GAGCTCAGTTGAAGACCATGCATAACTTGAGATTACTGAGAGCCGATATGCTGGATTTCTGTAAACATAAGCGCAATCATCGAAGTGGAGTAAAACTTCACAGACTTCAAACCGCCATGTCTCTCTATTCAACTTCTCTCTGTGGCCTGGTTTTATTGGTAGATAACCGTATCAGTTCATATAGCGGCATCAAAAGAG attttGCAACTGTTTGCCAAGAATGCACGGATTTCCATTTTCCTGGAATTCAAGAACAGCTTGAAATTGTCCAGAAGGTTGTACTTAAGGCCAGAGCACAGCGTAGCAGTAAGTCGAAAAGACATCATG AAAACAGAAGTAGTGGAAATGAAGATAAATTAAAGAATATTGAACGAAACCAGTCAAATATTTTGCCGG GAGAATTCTACATTACACGCCATTCAAATCTTTCTGAAATTCATGTTGCTTTTCACCTCTGTGTGGATGATAATGTAAGATCTGGGAACATAACTGCTCGGGATCCTGCAATCATGGGACTCAGAAACATTCTCAAAGTTTGCTGCACACATGACATTACTACCATTAGTATTCCTCTCCTGTTGGTGCATGATATGTCAGAA gAAATGACCATTCCGTGGTGCTTAAAGAGGGCGGAGCTTGTGTTCAAGTGCGTCAAAG GTTTCATGATGGAAATGGCCTCGTGGGATGGAGGAATTTCTCGAACTGTACAATTCTTGGTACCACAG acaattTCTGAGGAAATGTTTTACCAACTGAGTAATATGCTTCCACAAATCTTCAGAGTGTCCTCTACATTGACTTTGACCTCTAAGCACTGA